One window from the genome of Oryctolagus cuniculus chromosome 1, mOryCun1.1, whole genome shotgun sequence encodes:
- the DMRT3 gene encoding doublesex- and mab-3-related transcription factor 3, with product MNGYGSPYLYMGGPVSQPPRAPLQRTPKCARCRNHGVLSWLKGHKRYCRFKDCTCEKCILIIERQRVMAAQVALRRQQANESLESLIPDSLRALPGPPPPGDAAATPQQPPASQPSQPPTRPAAELAAAAALRWAAEPQPGALQAQLAKPDVTEERLGDGGAADTTEAFSDKDTDQRSSPDVTKSKSCFTPESPEVVAVDEGGYAVQKNGGNPESRPGSPKFQAEQSQLLIEGPTGTVSLPFSLKANRPPLEVLKKIFPNQKPTVLELILKGCGGDLVGAVEVLLSSRSSVAGAERTAAEPDSLVLPSNGHIFEHTLSSYPISSSKWSVGSAFRVPDTLRFSADSGNVVPSPLAVPLQHPFPQPPRYPLMLRNTLARNQSSPFLPNDVTLWNTMTLQQQYQLRSQYVSPFPSNSTSVFRSSPVLPSRPAEDPRLSVPEDGCPIVSKQSIYTEDDYDDRSDSSDSRILNTSS from the exons ATGAACGGCTACGGCTCCCCCTACCTCTACATGGGCGGCCCGGTGTCGCAGCCGCCGCGGGCGCCCTTGCAGCGCACGCCCAAGTGCGCGCGGTGCCGCAACCACGGCGTGCTGTCCTGGCTCAAGGGCCACAAGCGCTACTGCCGCTTCAAGGACTGCACCTGCGAGAAGTGCATCCTCATCATCGAGCGGCAGCGGGTCATGGCGGCGCAGGTGGCGTTGCGCCGGCAGCAGGCCAACGAGAGCCTGGAGAGCCTCATCCCCGACTCGCTGCGCGCTCTGCCCGGGCCCCCGCCGCCTGGGGACGCCGCCGCCACTCCGCAGCAGCCGCCAGCCTCGCAGCCGTCTCAGCCGCCGACGCGCCCCGCCGCCGAGCTGGCCGCGGCCGCCGCACTGCGCTGGGCCGCTGAGCCCCAGCCCGGGGCGTTGCAGGCTCAGCTCGCCAAGCCAG ATGTGACTGAAGAACGACTTGGGGATGGCGGCGCAGCAGACACCACGGAGGCCTTCAGCGACAAAGACACAGACCAAAGGAGCTCCCCTGATGTGACCAAAAGTAAGAGCTGCTTCACCCCCGAGAGCCCCGAGGTCGTGGCTGTGGATGAAGGTGGCTACGCCGTGCAGAAGAACGGAGGCAACCCCGAGAGCCGCCCCGGCAGTCCCAAGTTCCAGGCCGAGCAGAGTCAGCTGCTGATCGAGGGCCCCACGGGCAccgtctccctgcctttcagctTGAAAGCCAACAGACCTCCACTTGAGGTGCTTAAAAAAATATTCCCCAACCAGAAGCCCACGGTGCTGGAGCTCATCCTGAAGGGCTGCGGGGGGGACCTGGTGGGCGCCGTGGAAGTGCTGCTGTCCAGCCGCTCGTCGGTGGCCGGCGCCGAGCGGACCGCGGCCGAGCCGGACAGCCTCGTGTTGCCCTCCAACGGGCACATCTTTGAACACACCTTGAGCTCCTACCCCATCTCCTCGTCCAAGTGGTCCGTGGGCTCGGCCTTTCGAGTCCCAGACACGCTGAGGTTCTCTGCGGACTCTGGCAACGTCGTCCCCAGCCCCCTGGCAGTGCCCCTGCAGCACCCGTTTCCCCAGCCGCCCCGGTACCCCCTGATGCTGAGGAATACTCTGGCCAGAAACCAGTCGAGCCCCTTTTTGCCCAACGATGTCACCCTATGGAACACCATGACGCTGCAGCAGCAGTACCAGCTGAGGTCCCAGTACGTGAGCCCCTTCCCCAGTAACTCCACCAGTGTCTTCAGGAGCTCGCCGGTGCTCCCCAGCCGCCCCGCCGAAGACCCTCGCCTCTCGGTCCCCGAGGATGGATGTCCCATCGTGTCGAAGCAGTCCATTTACACCGAGGATGACTACGACGACAGGTCTGACTCCTCGGACTCCAGAATACTCAACACGTCATCCTAA